The following are encoded in a window of Ferribacterium limneticum genomic DNA:
- a CDS encoding response regulator, translating to MTKSIKHILIVDDHAVVRGGLRQFLADTDDLEIVAEAETGSDALALIPGSDWDLVLLDMSLPDLNGLEVLRRIKRMRPNLPVLIFSMFSEAEFAIPALDAGASGYLNKDSPPYQILTAIRTVVDGARYVSPSLAEQLLSGVTSNSPKAPHETLSRREMEVLLLLSKGIMLTRIGDSIHVSVKTVSTYRARILQKLGVQSNAELTRYVLEHKLG from the coding sequence GTGACCAAGAGCATCAAACACATACTGATAGTGGATGACCACGCCGTTGTCCGTGGCGGCCTTCGTCAATTTCTGGCCGATACCGACGATCTCGAAATTGTGGCCGAAGCGGAGACTGGTTCCGATGCGCTGGCGCTAATTCCTGGTAGCGACTGGGACCTCGTGTTGCTGGATATGTCACTTCCGGATCTCAATGGGTTGGAGGTGCTCAGGCGTATCAAGCGGATGCGCCCGAACCTGCCTGTGCTGATCTTCAGCATGTTCTCGGAGGCGGAGTTTGCCATTCCGGCACTTGATGCAGGTGCCTCCGGCTATCTCAACAAGGACAGTCCGCCGTACCAGATACTGACCGCGATTCGCACTGTAGTTGATGGCGCTCGCTACGTTAGCCCGAGCCTGGCCGAGCAACTGCTTTCCGGGGTGACGTCGAACAGCCCCAAAGCGCCCCACGAAACGCTGTCGCGGCGTGAAATGGAGGTTCTATTGCTGCTGAGCAAAGGAATCATGTTGACCCGAATCGGCGACAGCATCCATGTCAGCGTAAAAACCGTCAGCACCTACAGGGCACGGATCCTGCAGAAACTCGGTGTGCAGTCAAATGCCGAATTGACCCGATATGTTCTCGAGCACAAGCTCGGCTGA
- a CDS encoding Crp/Fnr family transcriptional regulator: MIDSPKGNRILAALSSDDYFRLLGHLEFTQLAFGEVLYYSGDRQRYIHFPTTSIVSLDFSTEDGFSAQLAIVGNDGLVGIPMILGGETTTHSAIVQSAGNAFRLRADRVCCELSKGGDLQSLSLRYAQALMTQIAQSVICNRHHSVKQQLCRWLLLSLDRLPGNQLHVTQELIGHMLGVRRETVTEAAGKLQAAGLIEYSRGRITVIDRAGIEALACECYAATKVEMDRLFHLTLEDHPGVRDRLNLATLRQRAFKYHHEQQC, from the coding sequence TTGATTGATAGCCCGAAAGGGAACCGCATTCTTGCGGCGCTATCGAGCGATGATTATTTTCGCTTGCTGGGTCATCTTGAGTTCACCCAATTGGCATTTGGCGAGGTTCTCTACTACTCAGGTGATCGGCAGAGATATATCCATTTTCCGACAACCAGTATCGTCTCCCTGGATTTTTCCACCGAGGATGGATTCTCGGCACAATTGGCGATAGTCGGCAATGACGGGCTGGTCGGCATACCGATGATTCTGGGTGGAGAAACCACCACCCACTCTGCCATCGTCCAGAGCGCTGGCAATGCATTCCGACTGCGCGCCGACAGGGTTTGCTGCGAACTCAGCAAGGGCGGCGATTTACAGTCGCTGTCCTTGCGCTATGCGCAGGCGCTGATGACTCAGATTGCCCAGAGTGTTATCTGCAATCGCCATCACTCAGTCAAACAGCAGTTGTGTCGCTGGCTCTTGCTCAGCCTGGACAGGCTGCCCGGCAATCAACTCCACGTGACCCAGGAATTGATCGGGCACATGTTGGGTGTACGTCGCGAAACAGTCACCGAGGCCGCCGGAAAGCTTCAGGCAGCAGGTCTGATTGAATACAGCCGAGGTCGAATTACCGTCATAGATCGGGCGGGCATTGAAGCCCTTGCTTGTGAATGCTATGCCGCCACGAAGGTTGAAATGGATCGTCTGTTCCATTTGACGCTGGAAGATCACCCCGGAGTCCGGGACCGCCTCAATCTGGCGACGCTGCGCCAACGTGCATTCAAATACCATCATGAACAACAGTGCTGA
- a CDS encoding sensor domain-containing diguanylate cyclase, producing the protein MNNSADTQKQKKLRDRAEANLAYQNQPDRQPVGNDPRQLLHDLHVHQAELEMQNEELRRAQAELEDSRMLYRDLYDLAPIGYCTLDDEGLIVQANLTAATLLGVAREALVKQPIRRFIAKEEQDTFHFYNQQLISTEGLHTCDLRMVKSCGSTFWVRLSSVCEASPGNKPVYRLTFGDITESKNLEEALRDQKSFFHLIAENLSDFIAVLDTEGSRLYNSPSYEQFFGNVSDLQGTNSFAEIHPDDRERVKQVFMETVRSGQGRQIYYRFVLADGSIRDMESRGSVIKDRDGQVVRVVVVSHDITERNRLLEKLHQMAFHDPLTQLPNRRLFGDRLSQAMAASTRSSCYGALMFLDLDSFKPLNDAYGHDVGDLLLIQVAERLKGCVREIDTVARFGGDEFVVMLGQLDMDEAESISQAGSIAEKLRVALAEPYILNIAHAGEVESVVSYRCTASIGVALFNHQETSQGAILKRADAAMYQAKHGGCNQVRFCRAQAA; encoded by the coding sequence ATGAACAACAGTGCTGATACGCAAAAACAGAAGAAATTGCGTGACCGGGCCGAAGCGAACCTTGCATATCAAAATCAGCCGGACCGGCAACCGGTAGGGAACGATCCACGACAACTGCTGCACGATCTGCACGTGCATCAAGCCGAACTTGAGATGCAGAATGAGGAGCTACGCCGGGCTCAGGCTGAACTGGAGGATTCGCGGATGCTATATCGCGATCTTTACGATCTGGCGCCGATAGGTTACTGCACCCTCGACGACGAAGGCCTGATAGTGCAAGCCAACCTTACCGCCGCCACCTTGTTGGGTGTGGCTCGCGAGGCGCTGGTCAAACAGCCAATCCGGCGCTTCATTGCCAAAGAAGAACAAGATACGTTTCACTTCTACAACCAACAGCTCATTTCAACAGAGGGGCTGCATACCTGCGATCTACGCATGGTGAAGAGTTGTGGATCGACATTTTGGGTACGTCTGAGCTCGGTTTGCGAGGCCAGCCCTGGCAACAAGCCGGTATATCGCCTTACCTTTGGCGATATCACCGAGAGCAAGAATCTGGAAGAGGCTTTGCGCGATCAGAAGTCGTTCTTTCATTTGATTGCGGAGAACCTTTCCGACTTCATCGCGGTGCTCGATACGGAGGGCAGCCGGCTCTATAACAGTCCTTCCTACGAGCAGTTTTTCGGTAATGTCAGCGACTTGCAAGGCACCAATTCATTCGCCGAAATTCACCCGGATGACCGGGAGCGCGTCAAACAAGTGTTCATGGAAACCGTCCGGTCCGGCCAGGGGCGCCAGATTTACTATCGCTTCGTATTGGCCGATGGCAGCATCCGTGACATGGAGTCACGGGGCAGTGTAATCAAGGACAGGGATGGGCAAGTTGTTCGCGTGGTGGTGGTTTCGCACGACATCACCGAGCGCAACCGGCTTCTCGAGAAGCTGCATCAAATGGCCTTTCATGATCCCCTGACGCAACTGCCCAATCGCCGGCTGTTCGGTGATCGTCTGAGTCAGGCCATGGCAGCGAGCACCCGCAGCAGTTGCTATGGTGCCTTGATGTTCCTCGATCTGGACAGCTTCAAGCCGCTCAACGACGCGTACGGACACGATGTTGGCGATTTGCTGTTGATTCAGGTGGCGGAGCGGCTCAAAGGCTGCGTGCGCGAGATTGATACCGTGGCCCGCTTTGGCGGCGACGAGTTTGTCGTCATGCTGGGGCAGCTCGACATGGACGAGGCTGAATCGATCTCGCAAGCCGGGAGCATCGCTGAAAAACTGCGGGTTGCCCTGGCCGAGCCCTACATCCTCAACATCGCTCATGCCGGAGAGGTCGAATCCGTCGTGAGTTATCGATGCACGGCGAGCATTGGTGTCGCTTTGTTCAACCACCAGGAAACAAGCCAGGGCGCCATCCTGAAACGGGCCGATGCGGCGATGTATCAGGCCAAACATGGCGGCTGCAACCAGGTTCGGTTTTGTCGAGCACAAGCTGCGTGA
- the nudC gene encoding NAD(+) diphosphatase — MNQPAYWILRCEHRLLTISGAGSIFPAGLAADFGQPENALHVGDLNGLRCYAADVPEHPEIRGGEATPLRAIFSIAGPDTFALAGRATQLLDWQANHRFCGKCGTPTAMKTGELAMACPACGLLAYPRISPAVMVLVRDGDKLLLGRSPHFKPGVFSALAGFVEPGETLEECAAREVREEVGIAIANLRYFHSQPWPFPNSLMVAFFADYAGGTITPDPNEIEEAGWFSPDALPILPEPISISRRLIEAALGER; from the coding sequence ATGAACCAGCCCGCCTACTGGATACTGCGCTGCGAGCATCGCCTGCTGACGATCAGTGGGGCCGGCTCGATCTTTCCGGCCGGGCTGGCCGCCGATTTCGGCCAGCCCGAAAACGCCCTGCACGTTGGCGACCTGAACGGCCTGCGCTGCTACGCGGCGGATGTGCCGGAGCACCCCGAAATTCGCGGCGGCGAAGCCACCCCGCTGCGCGCCATTTTCTCAATCGCCGGGCCCGACACCTTCGCCCTGGCCGGCCGCGCCACCCAGTTGCTCGACTGGCAGGCCAACCACCGCTTTTGCGGCAAGTGCGGCACGCCGACGGCGATGAAAACCGGCGAACTGGCCATGGCCTGCCCGGCCTGCGGCCTGCTCGCCTATCCGCGCATTTCGCCGGCCGTCATGGTGCTGGTGCGTGATGGCGACAAGTTGCTGCTCGGCCGCAGCCCGCATTTCAAGCCGGGCGTCTTCAGCGCCCTGGCCGGTTTTGTCGAGCCGGGCGAAACGCTCGAGGAATGCGCCGCCCGCGAAGTGCGCGAGGAGGTCGGCATCGCAATCGCCAACCTGCGCTATTTCCACAGTCAGCCCTGGCCTTTCCCCAATTCGCTGATGGTCGCCTTTTTTGCCGACTACGCCGGCGGCACGATCACGCCGGACCCGAACGAGATCGAGGAAGCTGGGTGGTTTTCGCCCGACGCCCTGCCCATCCTGCCCGAACCGATCAGCATTTCACGCCGGCTCATCGAAGCGGCGCTGGGCGAGCGCTGA
- a CDS encoding phage holin family protein, whose amino-acid sequence MFDNLLGFFIHWGITALSLWGASLVFKGIRFSSTSTLIISALLLGFANAVLRPLLVFLTLPLTLLTLGLFVLVINALLLMLVAKVVKGFTISGFWTAFFASLFISIMSLALGSLAPNAETTIYRLPPNPSAQTISA is encoded by the coding sequence ATGTTCGACAATCTGCTGGGCTTCTTCATCCACTGGGGCATCACCGCCTTGTCCCTGTGGGGCGCCAGCCTGGTCTTCAAGGGCATCCGCTTTTCCAGCACCTCGACACTGATCATCTCGGCCCTGCTGCTCGGTTTCGCCAACGCTGTCCTGCGGCCCCTGCTCGTTTTCCTGACCCTGCCCCTGACGCTGCTCACGCTCGGCCTGTTCGTGCTGGTCATCAACGCGCTGCTGCTCATGCTGGTCGCCAAGGTGGTCAAAGGCTTCACCATTTCCGGCTTCTGGACTGCCTTTTTCGCCAGCCTGTTCATTTCGATCATGAGCCTCGCCCTCGGCAGCCTGGCGCCGAATGCCGAAACGACGATCTATCGACTGCCGCCCAACCCGTCGGCGCAGACCATTTCCGCCTGA
- a CDS encoding SOS response-associated peptidase → MCGCYELKARIRALNRRFPQLHLDHGEQPRSGELQPNDPVLMITAGNPGFVGSLAGWGLVGSFLDQPPRSPLLTLPGEGLASKPFYSKILKRNRCLIPATAFHEWQTLAGAKQKMRISEANGELLIFAGIFDHHPLAGTTCAILTTAANATIGGIHPRMPVILDRDECSFWLSDHADFPEADFAAMLDTPSPHALTMEAIIAAEPSPQLSLAFA, encoded by the coding sequence ATGTGCGGATGCTACGAACTCAAGGCCAGGATCAGGGCACTGAACAGGCGCTTTCCGCAGCTTCACCTTGACCACGGCGAACAACCCCGCAGCGGCGAATTGCAGCCGAACGACCCGGTGCTGATGATCACCGCCGGCAACCCCGGTTTTGTCGGCAGCCTTGCCGGCTGGGGGCTGGTCGGCAGTTTTCTCGACCAGCCACCGCGCAGCCCGCTGCTCACCCTGCCCGGCGAAGGACTGGCCAGCAAGCCGTTTTACAGCAAGATCCTGAAACGAAATCGCTGCCTCATTCCCGCCACGGCTTTTCATGAATGGCAGACGCTAGCCGGTGCAAAACAGAAAATGCGCATCAGCGAGGCCAATGGCGAGCTGCTCATATTCGCCGGCATTTTCGACCACCATCCGCTGGCTGGAACCACCTGTGCCATTCTGACCACCGCCGCCAATGCCACCATCGGCGGGATTCACCCCCGCATGCCGGTCATCCTTGATCGTGACGAATGCAGCTTCTGGCTGAGCGATCACGCCGACTTCCCCGAGGCCGACTTCGCGGCAATGCTGGACACACCATCGCCGCATGCGCTGACGATGGAGGCCATCATCGCGGCAGAACCCTCGCCACAGTTGTCGCTCGCCTTTGCCTAG
- a CDS encoding MFS transporter: MTTALSPRTERFFLLTLAGIQFSHVLDFMIMMPLGPILMAAFGIGTHEFGLLVASYSFSAAVSGILAATFVDLFERKRLLLIVFTLFGLATLACGLAPGYSTLILARGMAGVFGGIMGALVQTMIADAIPFSRRGRASGVVSSAFSISTIAGVPLSLWLANHFGWRAPFVLIAGLSVVFLGIGLRFLPQLRHHLSEEKRAHLLSATFSVLGDPNHRRALFFSALIIFSGFTIIPYITVYAVNNVGIAQTDIPIVYLVGGSATFISARLIGHWADKHGKVEVYRLVALLAMIPTLVLTHAGVLPLWVWLIISASFFVLISGRMIPSMAIIASSAQPKLRGTFMSLNSTVQSLAMGMATTLAGFLTSLDASGRIVGYSLVGYVAVAANLVAIWFVSRIVMHGRNA; this comes from the coding sequence ATGACCACCGCCCTTTCACCCCGCACCGAACGTTTTTTCCTGCTGACGCTGGCCGGCATCCAGTTCAGCCACGTGCTCGATTTCATGATCATGATGCCGCTCGGGCCGATCCTCATGGCGGCCTTCGGCATCGGCACGCACGAGTTCGGGCTGCTCGTGGCGTCCTACAGTTTCAGTGCGGCGGTCTCCGGGATTCTGGCGGCGACCTTTGTCGACCTCTTCGAACGCAAGCGCCTGCTGCTCATCGTATTCACGCTGTTCGGCCTGGCGACGCTGGCCTGCGGGTTGGCGCCGGGCTATTCGACGCTGATCCTGGCGCGCGGCATGGCCGGCGTGTTCGGCGGCATCATGGGGGCGCTGGTCCAGACCATGATCGCCGACGCCATCCCCTTTTCGCGCCGCGGGCGGGCGAGCGGCGTGGTGTCGAGCGCCTTCTCGATCTCGACCATTGCCGGCGTGCCGCTCTCGCTGTGGCTGGCCAATCACTTCGGCTGGCGCGCCCCCTTCGTGCTGATCGCCGGGCTGAGCGTCGTTTTCCTCGGCATCGGCCTGCGCTTTCTGCCCCAGTTGCGCCACCACCTCAGCGAGGAAAAGCGCGCCCACCTGCTCTCGGCCACCTTCAGCGTGCTCGGCGACCCCAACCACCGGCGCGCCCTGTTCTTCTCGGCGCTGATCATCTTTTCCGGCTTCACGATCATCCCGTATATCACGGTCTATGCCGTCAATAACGTTGGCATCGCCCAGACCGACATCCCCATCGTCTATCTGGTCGGCGGCTCGGCCACCTTCATCAGCGCCCGGCTGATCGGGCATTGGGCCGACAAGCACGGCAAGGTCGAGGTCTACCGGCTGGTCGCCCTGCTCGCCATGATCCCGACCCTGGTTCTCACCCACGCCGGCGTGCTGCCGCTGTGGGTCTGGCTGATCATCTCGGCCAGCTTTTTCGTGCTCATCTCGGGACGCATGATCCCGTCCATGGCAATCATCGCCTCGTCGGCCCAGCCCAAGCTGCGCGGCACCTTCATGTCCCTCAACAGCACCGTCCAATCGCTGGCCATGGGCATGGCCACGACGCTGGCCGGCTTCCTCACCTCGCTCGACGCCAGCGGCCGCATCGTCGGCTATTCGCTGGTCGGCTACGTCGCCGTCGCGGCCAATCTGGTGGCCATCTGGTTCGTCTCGCGCATCGTCATGCACGGCAGGAACGCCTAG
- a CDS encoding PaaI family thioesterase — MQAFQDYYPENLAHCYGCGRNNEHGHQIKTFWEGDETVTHFQPRPEHTAIPGFVYGGLLASLIDCHGTGTAAAAMYKAENRSMDSLPAFRFVTGSLQVSYLKPTPLGPVLEIRGKVKEIKGRKVVVEATVYADGVATALGEVIALQMPDTFVAG; from the coding sequence ATGCAGGCCTTTCAGGATTACTACCCGGAGAACCTCGCTCATTGCTACGGCTGCGGCCGCAACAATGAGCACGGGCACCAGATCAAGACGTTCTGGGAGGGCGACGAAACCGTCACGCATTTCCAGCCGCGCCCGGAACACACGGCGATCCCCGGTTTTGTCTACGGCGGCTTGCTCGCTTCGCTGATCGACTGCCACGGCACGGGAACGGCGGCCGCCGCGATGTACAAGGCCGAGAACCGGAGCATGGACAGCCTGCCGGCCTTTCGTTTCGTCACCGGCTCACTGCAGGTCAGTTACCTCAAGCCGACACCGCTCGGCCCGGTCCTCGAAATCCGCGGCAAGGTGAAGGAAATCAAGGGCCGCAAGGTCGTCGTCGAGGCCACGGTTTACGCCGACGGCGTCGCCACGGCGCTCGGCGAAGTCATCGCTTTGCAAATGCCGGATACTTTTGTGGCGGGCTGA
- the cowN gene encoding N(2)-fixation sustaining protein CowN, whose protein sequence is MSQQCACRKTDRYVSFQDIDCAGNARRLMEYLDRQLAIPGRSNAFWEYFAKKRAGNAVTKPDDLFLIHSNINQFRDFFEHWNDGEALGLLLQIEEECC, encoded by the coding sequence ATGTCTCAACAATGCGCCTGTCGCAAGACCGACCGCTACGTCAGCTTCCAGGACATCGATTGCGCCGGCAATGCCCGCCGGCTCATGGAATATCTCGACCGGCAACTGGCCATCCCGGGCCGAAGCAATGCCTTCTGGGAATACTTCGCCAAAAAACGAGCCGGCAACGCGGTCACCAAACCGGACGATCTTTTTCTGATCCACTCCAACATCAACCAGTTTCGCGATTTTTTTGAACACTGGAACGACGGAGAAGCCCTAGGCCTGTTGCTGCAGATCGAGGAAGAGTGCTGCTAG
- a CDS encoding Crp/Fnr family transcriptional regulator, with the protein MHAHAHLAKPDLATIAQGALLDGFTLRDVPKGYLLSTPDSPHNQVLMVQSGRLRVYLAGDNRELNLSFLEAGDIYTTHTPTYVEAVVPTSIWLIDTPTFARKLATDPSVTPVMMRVMGRLLSNAVGLIEDLAFRGVPARLARFLCQLAERRGLRQEHGWLVPLDFSMQDIASLLGTTRQSISSLINQWGREGVLLRQSRRSLLVPSLDALRARCSPLP; encoded by the coding sequence ATGCATGCTCACGCCCATCTCGCCAAACCCGATCTCGCCACCATTGCGCAGGGGGCGCTGCTCGACGGCTTCACGCTGCGCGACGTGCCCAAAGGCTATCTGCTGTCGACACCCGACAGCCCGCACAATCAGGTACTCATGGTGCAGTCCGGTCGCTTGCGGGTTTATCTGGCCGGCGACAACCGCGAGCTCAACCTGAGCTTTCTCGAGGCCGGCGACATCTACACGACGCACACGCCGACCTATGTCGAAGCCGTTGTGCCGACCAGCATCTGGCTCATCGACACACCGACCTTCGCCCGCAAGCTGGCCACCGATCCATCGGTGACACCGGTCATGATGCGCGTCATGGGCCGTCTGCTGAGCAACGCGGTCGGCCTCATCGAAGACCTCGCCTTTCGTGGAGTGCCGGCCCGGCTCGCCCGCTTTCTCTGCCAACTGGCCGAACGGCGCGGCCTGCGCCAGGAGCATGGCTGGCTCGTCCCGCTCGATTTCAGCATGCAGGACATCGCCAGCCTGCTCGGCACGACGCGACAGAGCATTTCCTCGCTGATCAACCAGTGGGGGCGCGAAGGCGTTCTGCTCCGCCAGAGCCGGCGCAGCCTGCTCGTCCCGTCGCTCGACGCCCTCAGGGCGCGCTGTTCTCCGCTGCCCTGA
- a CDS encoding CHRD domain-containing protein, translating to MNISLNRRLALPGILAVAAIALATFSMPAFADDIKFKLSGDMEVPPVATKASGEGMITIKPDMSVSGKVMTSGLTATMAHIHIGKAGANGPVVITLSKSGDNGWMVPEGSKLSADQYQAYKAGELYVNVHSAEYKPGEIRGQLMPPMAPKSSY from the coding sequence ATGAATATATCCCTGAACCGCCGCCTGGCCCTGCCGGGCATCCTCGCCGTCGCCGCCATTGCCCTGGCCACGTTTTCCATGCCGGCCTTTGCCGACGACATCAAATTCAAACTCTCCGGCGACATGGAGGTGCCGCCTGTCGCCACCAAGGCCAGCGGTGAAGGAATGATCACCATCAAGCCCGACATGAGCGTCAGCGGCAAGGTCATGACCAGTGGGCTGACCGCCACGATGGCGCATATCCACATCGGCAAGGCCGGGGCCAACGGGCCGGTCGTCATCACCCTGAGCAAGAGCGGGGACAATGGCTGGATGGTCCCCGAGGGCAGCAAGCTGAGTGCTGATCAATATCAGGCCTACAAGGCCGGTGAGCTGTACGTCAATGTGCATAGCGCCGAATACAAGCCGGGCGAGATTCGCGGCCAGTTGATGCCGCCGATGGCCCCGAAGTCCTCCTACTGA
- a CDS encoding glutathione peroxidase, translated as MSQTLYDFSAQRLNGDEQSLDAYRGKVLLIVNTASQCGFTPQYTGLEELYRRFRERDFVVLGFPCNQFGEQEPGDAEAIGQFCQTRFDVTFPLFAKIEVNGDNAHPLYAWLKHEAAGILGTEAIKWNFTKFLVDREGKVVHRYAPATRPEELVEAVEALL; from the coding sequence ATGAGCCAGACCCTCTACGACTTCAGCGCCCAGCGCCTGAACGGTGATGAGCAGAGCCTCGACGCCTACCGCGGCAAGGTTCTGCTCATCGTCAACACTGCCAGCCAGTGCGGCTTCACCCCGCAATACACCGGCCTCGAAGAACTCTACCGGCGGTTCAGGGAGCGGGACTTTGTCGTTCTCGGCTTCCCCTGCAACCAGTTCGGCGAGCAGGAACCAGGCGACGCCGAAGCCATTGGCCAGTTCTGCCAGACCCGTTTCGATGTCACTTTTCCGCTCTTTGCCAAGATCGAGGTCAACGGCGACAACGCCCATCCGCTCTACGCCTGGCTCAAGCACGAAGCGGCCGGCATTCTGGGTACCGAGGCGATCAAATGGAATTTCACCAAATTCCTCGTCGACCGTGAGGGCAAGGTCGTCCATCGCTACGCCCCGGCTACCCGGCCGGAGGAACTGGTGGAAGCGGTCGAAGCGCTACTTTAA
- a CDS encoding DUF2789 family protein, which translates to MQAQLHTMANLFAQLGLPTDAVALENFIDTHRPLDNEIPLYRAPFWSDAQRAFLKEEIIEDADWSAVIDELNGRLR; encoded by the coding sequence ATGCAAGCCCAACTGCACACCATGGCCAACCTGTTTGCCCAGCTCGGACTACCCACCGACGCGGTTGCGCTTGAGAACTTCATCGATACCCATCGCCCGCTGGATAACGAAATTCCGCTCTACCGCGCACCCTTCTGGAGCGACGCACAACGCGCCTTCCTCAAGGAAGAAATCATCGAGGATGCAGATTGGTCTGCGGTTATCGACGAATTGAACGGGCGATTGCGCTAG